In Streptomyces sp. DG2A-72, one genomic interval encodes:
- the afsQ1 gene encoding two-component system response regulator AfsQ1, giving the protein MPSLLLIEDDDAIRTALELSLTRQGHRVATAATGEDGLKLLREQRPDLIVLDVMLPGIDGFEVCRRIRRTDQLPIILLTARSDDIDVVVGLESGADDYVVKPVQGRVLDARIRAVLRRGEREANDAATFGSLVIDRAAMTVTKNGEDLQLTPTELRLLLELSRRPGQALSRQQLLRLVWEHDYLGDSRLVDACVQRLRAKVEDVPSSPTLIRTVRGVGYRLDSPQ; this is encoded by the coding sequence GTGCCTTCCCTGTTGCTGATCGAGGACGACGACGCCATCCGTACGGCCCTGGAGCTGTCACTGACGCGCCAGGGACATCGGGTTGCCACCGCTGCCACCGGTGAGGACGGTCTCAAGCTCTTGCGCGAGCAGCGGCCGGACCTGATCGTGCTGGACGTGATGCTGCCCGGCATCGACGGCTTCGAGGTGTGCCGGCGCATCCGGCGCACGGACCAGCTGCCGATCATTCTGCTGACGGCTCGGAGCGACGACATCGATGTGGTGGTCGGTCTCGAGTCCGGTGCCGATGACTATGTCGTCAAGCCGGTGCAGGGACGGGTGCTCGACGCCCGGATCCGGGCGGTGCTGCGGCGCGGGGAGCGGGAGGCGAACGATGCGGCGACCTTCGGCAGCCTGGTGATCGACCGGGCGGCGATGACCGTGACGAAGAACGGCGAGGATCTTCAGCTCACGCCGACCGAGCTGCGGCTGCTGCTTGAGCTGAGCCGCCGGCCCGGTCAGGCGCTGTCCCGGCAGCAGCTGCTGCGGCTGGTGTGGGAGCACGACTATCTCGGTGACTCACGGCTGGTGGACGCCTGTGTGCAGCGGCTGCGGGCGAAGGTGGAGGACGTGCCGTCGTCCCCGACGCTGATCCGGACGGTGCGCGGCGTCGGCTACCGGCTGGACAGTCCTCAGTGA
- a CDS encoding SigE family RNA polymerase sigma factor, which translates to MNTLHSTSASAVVTRLHDVTRGSEKSGAASGRGCARGTGRQHAAYMTVVDGFTGEPHGGAAYREDTGERRSLSEAEFTAYVQERRASLYATAYHLTGDRFEAEDLLQSALFSTYRAWDRISDKAAVGGYLRRTMTNLHISAWRRRKLNEYPTEELPETPGDTDAMRGTELRAVLWQALARLPELQRTMLVLRYYEGRTDPEIAEILDISVGTVKSSIWRSLRRLREDEVLSFGRDEEESFGELVA; encoded by the coding sequence ATGAACACGCTGCACAGCACGAGCGCAAGCGCAGTTGTCACGCGTCTGCACGACGTCACCCGGGGTTCCGAGAAGTCCGGTGCCGCAAGCGGGCGGGGGTGCGCTCGCGGCACCGGGCGTCAGCATGCCGCGTACATGACGGTGGTTGACGGTTTCACGGGGGAACCGCACGGGGGAGCCGCGTACAGGGAGGACACGGGGGAGCGCCGCTCGCTGTCGGAGGCGGAGTTCACCGCCTACGTCCAGGAGCGCCGCGCCTCCCTGTACGCCACCGCCTACCACCTCACCGGCGACCGCTTCGAGGCCGAGGACCTGCTCCAGAGCGCGCTGTTCTCGACCTACCGGGCGTGGGACCGGATCAGTGACAAGGCGGCCGTCGGGGGATACCTGCGGCGGACGATGACCAACCTGCACATCAGCGCCTGGCGGCGCCGCAAGCTGAACGAATACCCGACCGAGGAACTGCCGGAGACGCCCGGCGACACGGACGCGATGCGCGGCACCGAGCTGCGCGCGGTCCTGTGGCAGGCGCTGGCCCGGCTGCCCGAACTCCAGCGGACGATGTTGGTCCTCCGTTACTACGAGGGCCGCACCGACCCGGAGATCGCGGAGATCCTCGACATCAGTGTCGGCACGGTGAAGTCCAGCATCTGGCGCTCCCTGCGCCGGCTGCGCGAGGACGAGGTCCTCAGC